Within Rothia sp. ZJ932, the genomic segment TTCTTCGCGCCATGAATCGTTCAGACCGATAACTACCGGCTCGCTCTGCCCCGGTGGCGGTATCAGCAGTTTGATGTATCCATCGAGGGTCGCGTTATTGCCGTGATACTGAAAAGCAGAGTAATCATCAAGGAATTCATCGGCAAGGGTGATTCTGACGAAGTGCTCTGAGAGACGCTGCACCCTCGTCACAGTGGCGGTAAACAGAGCGAACTGGGTTGTACCCGTTGTATAGACTCTGCGGTTGCTGCTCATAGGGTGCGCCTTTCGTTGGGAACTCGCGCGTCCGGAACAATAACGGTTGCGCCTGTGCCCACAGGGTCGGATACCGAGGCTTTGAGCCCGAAGATAGTGTGCAAGTTCTCTGCGGTAAGCACCTCAGCCGGGGTTCCCTGACTTTCGATTCTTCCATCGCGCATAGCAACCAGGTGGTGAGCTACCCGCGCGGCGAGGTTGAGTTCGTGTAGCACCATCACCATGGTGGTGCCCCGCTGTTCGTTGAGATCAGCCAACAGGTCAAGAAGTTCCACCTGGTGGGCGAGGTCGAGGTAGGTGGTGGGCTCATCGAGCAATAAAATATCTGTTTCTTGGGCGAGCGCCATCGCAATCCACACACGCTGACGCTGACCGCCTGAGAGGGAGGTAACGGAGCGTTCAGCAAGTTCTATGGTGTGGGTTGCCTCTAATGCCCAGGCCACAGCCGCATCGTCTTCGGCGCTGTGGCGTGCAAAAAGCCCCTGGTAAGGGTAGCGTCCGCGCCCCACAAGATCTGCCACTGTGATGCCGTCTGGTGTAATCGGTGCCTGCGGCAGTAGACCGACTTGACGAGCAAATTCTTTGCTGGGGAAGCTGTGAATATTGATGCCATCAAGAGTGATGTCACCAGATTCTGGTTTGAGCAGGCGGGAGATGCCGCGCAGCAGGGTTGATTTTCCACAGCCGTTGGAGCCGATGATGGCTGTTATTTTGCCGGTAGGAATTTCTAAGCTGAGGTCTTGAACAATGGTTTTGGCACCGTAGCCTAGGTTCACCCGGTTAATGAGAAGGTGGCGAGGTATTGCCTGTTTCATGGTTATGTTTCTTTCTGCGCTTGAACCAGTAGCCAGATCAGTGCCGGTGCGCCTAATGCACCGGTGAGGATTCCCACCGGTAAGGGACCAGAGGGAATATAGTCGGTGGCTATCGCATCAGCCGCGATTACGATGATCGCTCCCGTAAGGGCTGAGGCGAGCAGAGAGTGCCTGCCACCAATGAGTCTGCGCGCAATTGGGCCCGAAACAAATGCAACGAAGGCTATGGGGCCGCTGGCTGCGGTTGCTACTGCTGCCAACAGTACGCCTAAGACGATGAAAGTCCAGCGGGTACGGGCAACGTTCAGCCCCAAGCTGTGGGCGAGGTCTTCCCCCACCGCCACCGCATGCAGACGGGTGTGCAGGGCAAAAACGACGGGCACAATCAGTGCTAGGGCGGCGGCAACGATGCCAATACGGTTCCAGTTAGCTACTGAGAGCGAACCGGTCATCCACAAAGTAGCTGAGGACGCACTTTGTAGACTCATACGCGCCAGCAGGTAGTTGATGATGGCACCTGCAAGAGCTGAAACGCCGATGCCCATGAGAATGAATCGGTTGCCCACATTTGTGCGTCCTGCCGCCAAACCCATGACGCCGACTGCCACCAGAAGTGAGAAACCGATAGCGAAAAGTGAGAGGGTCAGGCCGCTCGCCGCCCAAAAGACGATACCAAGCACAGCACCCAGCGAGGCGCCAGTGCTGATGCCGATGATATCCGGTGAGGCGAGGGGGTTTCGCAGCAGTAGCTGAAAAGTCGCACCGGCTGCACCGAATGCTAGCCCCACTAACAGCCCCAAGACTGCCCTGGGTAGCTTCTCTTCCATAACGATAAACCGGGCACCGCGGGCGTTTTCAAGGGTTCCACCTTGCACGATGGTGAGAAAGTCCCCCGGTGTTACGGTGTAATCCCCCAGGAGCACCCGAGCGAAGAATACCGCGGTGAGTAGTGCTACTAGGGCGGCAATGACACGAGCAGGACGTCTGCCTGCTCGCCTGCGAATATCGCGTACTCGTGCTGCGGGTATAACTGACGAGGCTGGTTCTTTAATCAGTGATGCCATGTTTACAGATCAACTGTCTTGTGAAAGCGGATCAGGTAGAGAAAAACGGGAACACCGATTACTACCATGGTGACGCCCACCGGCACTTCTTCAGGCGGTAGGATGATTCTGCCTACTGTGTCAGCCAGGATCAGCAGGCTGGCACCCAGCACGGCAGAGAGGGGAATAATTTTGCGGTAGTCCGGGCCCACCAGCAAGCGCACAGCGTGGGGAGCCATAAGACCGATAAAGGCAATGGGTCCTGCCATCGATGTTGCGGTGCCACACAGTAAGGTGATGCCGATAAAGATGATGAAGCGTTTAAGGGCAACGTTTTCACCCAGCGAAGCTGCCATGTCATCGCCCAGAGCAAAGCTATTGATAGTGGCGGCGTTGAGCAGCAGTACCAGGGATCCAGCAATCACAAGGAACACGCCGGGGATGTATTCTTCCATTGAAGCACCGGCAACTGTGCCCAGCTGCCACTTACGCAAAGAATCCAGGACATCGCTGAACCGCAGAATAAGAGCCGCGGTGAAAGACCCCAGACCTGCTGAAATTGCCGCGCCCATCAGGGCGAGTTTTACGGGGGTTGCCCCGTCGCGTCCGATCGATGCCAGCGCGTAGACCAATACCGAGGTTACCGCCGCGCCCACGAAGGCAAGCAGGGCAAAAGCTGTGGCTGACTGAATACCTAAGAACACGATGCCAAAGACAACGGCAAAGGCCGCCCCCGAATTTACTCCCAAAATACCGGGGTCACCCAGGGGGTTGCGGGTAACGCCCTGCATACCTGCCCCGGAAAGTGCGAGGGCAGCACCAATGGTAGCGGCCCAACAGGTACGCACCAGACGTTGGTCAATAATTGCGCTT encodes:
- a CDS encoding iron chelate uptake ABC transporter family permease subunit produces the protein MASLIKEPASSVIPAARVRDIRRRAGRRPARVIAALVALLTAVFFARVLLGDYTVTPGDFLTIVQGGTLENARGARFIVMEEKLPRAVLGLLVGLAFGAAGATFQLLLRNPLASPDIIGISTGASLGAVLGIVFWAASGLTLSLFAIGFSLLVAVGVMGLAAGRTNVGNRFILMGIGVSALAGAIINYLLARMSLQSASSATLWMTGSLSVANWNRIGIVAAALALIVPVVFALHTRLHAVAVGEDLAHSLGLNVARTRWTFIVLGVLLAAVATAASGPIAFVAFVSGPIARRLIGGRHSLLASALTGAIIVIAADAIATDYIPSGPLPVGILTGALGAPALIWLLVQAQKET
- a CDS encoding iron ABC transporter permease → MRTKTRPHLRRIAFVAPGYPVLSLCAAVLCVGTLAASMLLGTRVLDAGVFLSYLQGQPVTEIESAIIDQRLVRTCWAATIGAALALSGAGMQGVTRNPLGDPGILGVNSGAAFAVVFGIVFLGIQSATAFALLAFVGAAVTSVLVYALASIGRDGATPVKLALMGAAISAGLGSFTAALILRFSDVLDSLRKWQLGTVAGASMEEYIPGVFLVIAGSLVLLLNAATINSFALGDDMAASLGENVALKRFIIFIGITLLCGTATSMAGPIAFIGLMAPHAVRLLVGPDYRKIIPLSAVLGASLLILADTVGRIILPPEEVPVGVTMVVIGVPVFLYLIRFHKTVDL
- a CDS encoding ABC transporter ATP-binding protein, with protein sequence MKQAIPRHLLINRVNLGYGAKTIVQDLSLEIPTGKITAIIGSNGCGKSTLLRGISRLLKPESGDITLDGINIHSFPSKEFARQVGLLPQAPITPDGITVADLVGRGRYPYQGLFARHSAEDDAAVAWALEATHTIELAERSVTSLSGGQRQRVWIAMALAQETDILLLDEPTTYLDLAHQVELLDLLADLNEQRGTTMVMVLHELNLAARVAHHLVAMRDGRIESQGTPAEVLTAENLHTIFGLKASVSDPVGTGATVIVPDARVPNERRTL